The Acetonema longum DSM 6540 genome contains the following window.
AGCAGGGCTGCCATAAAGGATAGATCGGCTTTCCCTTTTTCGTTCATCGATACGGTAAGCGCCTCACTGGCCGTTTCCACCTGCGTCACCGGCTGGTGGGGCGCGATAGTCCGCTTGGTGAAGATATCCGCCTTGCGCTCAAAGTTGCCGTCTTCGTCCAGTATTTCGAGTGAGCAAAGCAGATAATAGGAGCAATCCTCGGCAAAAGCAAGTTTGTTGACGCGGCTGTTGATCAAGCCGCAGGTGCGGACAAAAGCATCATACCGTTGGGTTAATAACGCCTGCTTTGCTTGGATTAAAGCTGCATTCAGCGAATGCAGCTGCACAAATAACAGGTCATAGACAAGATCCCGCAAGGCAATCAGCGCCGTGATCCGGCAATAGGTGCCGTCTGAGACCTCCTGTAAAACAAGCTCGTTATCCTCGCGGTAATACAGGTGCTTATCCTGGAGCATATAAGAAAAATTTCGGACGGTGTCCGGCGCTTTCAGCGTTTTAGGGACAGCTTCCTCTTCCTGATCAAACAGGTCAACCGAAATCACCGGCTTCTGTGGGGGCTGCTCTGAAGGTAAAGGGGCTTCTTTCCTTACAGGCGGCGTAACAATATCTGGCGCTGCCGTCATTATTCCGATTGGCGTTTCCGGAATAAGCGGTCTTGCTTCCAGGTCAAACAGGGAGATGTTCTGAGATTCGGAGCAACTGTCCGCAAGTCTGCCATCGATGGGAGCGGGGGACTGGTTAGATAATTCGTTAGCTTGACTCTGGGGAGGGCAGGCCTGCCAGCTTTCCATGACGTTGGCCAACAGCAAGGCCAGTTCTTCTTTCTTCGGAATGCAGGTGCTGCCGCCGGAAAAGCGGTGGTTGCTCTTGATGAGCATACCTAAAATATGGCCAGGGCGCTCAAGGTAATAGCGGTTGATCTCAATTCCGCCCGCGGTTTCACCCAGCTCCAGCCAATCTGGCTCTGAAGCGGCGGCTGTTTTCCGGAAGAACAAAATGTCCATGGGAACATTGGTGCCGGCCTGGAGAAAGGCCGTATCCGGCAGGCGGAGAGCGGCTAGTAAATGCGCGCGTTTGGCCAGGTATTCACGGAAGGCGGAGCCTTTTTTATCCAGTAAAAATTTGCTGGCGATCAGGGCCAACAGCGCACCGTCCTTTAGCACATCCAATGATTTTGCCAAAAAATACTCATGGATGGACAATTTATCCTTGTAGGTAGGGTCATAAACGGCAAAATTCCCGAATGGTACATTTCCGATCACCAGATCGAAAGTGTCATTCGGGAATTTTGCTTTTTCAAAGCCGATGTTTTGAATCGCTCCCGCCGGATACAACTGTTTGGCGATACGGGCGGTAAGCTCATCGATTTCTACGCCGTAAAAGCATGAGGTTTTTTTCAGTGCTTCCGGCATCGCGCCGATGAAGTTTCCAATTCCGCAGGAAGGTTCCAGAATTTTACCGCCTTTGAATCCGAGCCGGCGGACACCGTCATACATGGCCTGGATAATCGGCAGCGGCGTGTAAAAGGCCGTTAGGATGGAAGCGCGGGCTGACCGGTACTCTTTTTCGGTCAATAGTTCATGAACTTCCTGATATTCTTGTTTCCAGGTCAGATTATTCGGCGCAAAGACTTGGGAAAGTCCGCCCCAGCCGGCGTACCCGGCTAAAATCTCTTGTTCTTCCCGGGTTGCCTGCCTGTTCGTTGCTTCCAACTGCTTCAAGAGCGCTAAGGCGCTTACTGTGCGTTGGTAGCGGGCCTTTGCCCCCGGCGGATAACTTTTCACTGTTAAAGCAAAGTTCTCGCCGGCAGCGGCGGGCGGGGGCGTTGTCAGTACTGTTTCTTCCAGCGGCAACGGCTGCGGGGAAACAGTTGAATTTTCCGGCGTTTGCATACTAATTTCCGGTTCCGGCAGGGGTGGTTCGGGTTTCGTCACAACATGAAGTTTTACAGGTGATGCCCCAACCGGTTTCAATGGCTGCGGTGCTTTAATGGCGCCTTCGATGACGCGCAGCAGGTTTGCCGTACAATAACTGACCAATTCTGCGACATGCAAGATGCTGTCCCTTGTTGAAATAGCGGGCAGCAGTGTCTCGTATTCGGCCAGCGATACGGCAGATTCTATCTGGCAGCGGGAAAATATGGCGTAACAGGTGCTGTCAACGATGAAATTCCGCAGACGGTATTCCAGTTCTTGTTTTTCCCACTGGTGAGAGTCGGCCGGCAGGCTGGCAAGGAAGTTATTTTTACCAACTCCCTTAGTAATCAATTGCGCGGCGATAGCTGAAATCAGCGACAAAAAGCTGTTTTCTGCATGGCTATATCGGTCTTTCAACGCCTGGCAAACTACCTGTTCGCCGGTTTCCTCCAAGGTCCATAAGAGGACCGGCGGGGCAGCGGCGTCTTTTTTGTAGGTGTCGCTGAGTTCAAAAACATACTTGATTTTCTGCCAGCGTCCGTCTTGGAAAAATAAAGCGATGCCTTTTGCCCCGCGTTTAATGCGCCGGTGAAAGCAGCGGTTCCAGAGTTCCATTTCAGCGCAGGCCTGTGCCTGCGGGCGCTGCGCATGGATCATGAGCTGGTCGGTGTAGGGGTATTTGTACATTCTGCCGACGGTTCCCAAGAAAGCTTTCCAGGCCGCCATATTCGCTGTAATTTGCTGTAACACCAGCGTTTCTAATTCTTGGCGCGTTTTTGCCAATTGAGCCATTTTTTCATCCATCCTTTCTGCCTTCGTGTACTGGTTTATGCGGGAAAAAAACCATACGCCACAGTCCAAAGCAAGGGCTTGGCGAAGCGTACCCTTGCTTTGGACTGTGGCGTATGGTAAAGTGAGCGCTAAACCAGTACTGCGAAGGCAGATTAATCGCTCTGTCCGCTTGCTCCCAAGCCAGCGCCCGCTACGACTGATATTTTGATACCACCACTGACATATTGTTTTTCACCAAGGAGTAATGATTGTAAATTGATTTTAGATTGATTTTACATTGACTGCTTGGGTATAATATAGGTAGAACTCTAACATAAAGGGGTGAAAAATATGAAAGCCATTATTCGTCCCATGACAGATTTGGCCAAAAAGATGGACGAAATTGAACGTTTTTGTATTACCGAAAGCCTGCCGGTATATATCACGAAAAAGGGCACTGGCAGGCTGGTCGTCCTGGGTCACGAAACCTATGAAAATCTGATGTCCGAACTCGAAAAATTTAAAGAAGAAAATGAATTGTA
Protein-coding sequences here:
- a CDS encoding N-6 DNA methylase, translating into MAQLAKTRQELETLVLQQITANMAAWKAFLGTVGRMYKYPYTDQLMIHAQRPQAQACAEMELWNRCFHRRIKRGAKGIALFFQDGRWQKIKYVFELSDTYKKDAAAPPVLLWTLEETGEQVVCQALKDRYSHAENSFLSLISAIAAQLITKGVGKNNFLASLPADSHQWEKQELEYRLRNFIVDSTCYAIFSRCQIESAVSLAEYETLLPAISTRDSILHVAELVSYCTANLLRVIEGAIKAPQPLKPVGASPVKLHVVTKPEPPLPEPEISMQTPENSTVSPQPLPLEETVLTTPPPAAAGENFALTVKSYPPGAKARYQRTVSALALLKQLEATNRQATREEQEILAGYAGWGGLSQVFAPNNLTWKQEYQEVHELLTEKEYRSARASILTAFYTPLPIIQAMYDGVRRLGFKGGKILEPSCGIGNFIGAMPEALKKTSCFYGVEIDELTARIAKQLYPAGAIQNIGFEKAKFPNDTFDLVIGNVPFGNFAVYDPTYKDKLSIHEYFLAKSLDVLKDGALLALIASKFLLDKKGSAFREYLAKRAHLLAALRLPDTAFLQAGTNVPMDILFFRKTAAASEPDWLELGETAGGIEINRYYLERPGHILGMLIKSNHRFSGGSTCIPKKEELALLLANVMESWQACPPQSQANELSNQSPAPIDGRLADSCSESQNISLFDLEARPLIPETPIGIMTAAPDIVTPPVRKEAPLPSEQPPQKPVISVDLFDQEEEAVPKTLKAPDTVRNFSYMLQDKHLYYREDNELVLQEVSDGTYCRITALIALRDLVYDLLFVQLHSLNAALIQAKQALLTQRYDAFVRTCGLINSRVNKLAFAEDCSYYLLCSLEILDEDGNFERKADIFTKRTIAPHQPVTQVETASEALTVSMNEKGKADLSFMAALL